GACAATCAGTCCCATGCCCTGCAGTACCCGGTCCCTTACCTTCTCGGCAATATCGTCCCGCACTTCATGATGGGCCAGATGCCCCCACCAGATCAGCACGTCGGTGTTGTTCAGTACTTCGTCCGTAAGACCATGCTCCGGCTCGTCAAGCGTAGCGGTTCCAACCTCAAGGCCTTCAATCGTTTTCAGATATCCGCCAATGGCATTATGAATGCCTTCCGGATAGATGCCTTTTACATGCTCGTTATGCTTCTCGTGGCGATACTCGTTCCATACGGTTACTTTTATTTGCTTCATGTTTGTTGGTGCCTCCTATTATTGAATGGTGATCCAGCGTTCCTCGGTAAAAGATTGAATAATCGCGTCTACGGCCAGCTGGTTGATATAACCGTCCTCTATCGTTGCGTCCAAGCCGTCGCCATGGCCGTTCAAGAGGCGAAAGAACGCCTGCATTTGACCCGTGCGGCAGTGATCCGGAATGTCTGCCTGCCGGAATTGTTCATCGCCTTCCTCCTTGAACTTCACCTGAAGGGAGTCTGCCTCATCCAGGTTATAGACAAGAGCGCCTTTGGAGCCGTAAATCTCAATCTGCTGATAATTGCCCCGCCCGTAAGCGAAACGGGAGATCAGCATGGAAGCCGATATGCCGCCCTCCATCCGGGAGAGAACATGGCAGAAGTCGTCCACGTCAACCTCGCCTTGGCCGGAGCCGTCCAGCAGGTCACGCTGCTTGATAATCGTGTCCGCATCGGCAATCACTCGCTGCGTATTGCCTACCAGGAAGCGGGTGAGATCAAGGATATGGCAGCCCAGGTCGCCAAAGGCTCCCGAGCCGGTAACCGACTGCACGAACCGCCAAACAAGCGGAATATGTTCATGGATGCCCCAATCCTGCAAGTATTGGCTATAGACATGGCGGATCGTGCCCAGCCTTCCTTCTTCAATCAGCTGCTTGGCGTATCGGGCGGCAGCTTTATA
This region of Paenibacillus sp. JDR-2 genomic DNA includes:
- a CDS encoding Gfo/Idh/MocA family protein — its product is MSKLKIGIIGLGGIADFHSEGILASGEAEIWAICDEDENRLAARRVQWNIPEDRAYLSYSELLRNSEVDAVTIGTPTVSHFAIAMAAIEHGKPFALEKPVGMNAEEASALKTALRNKPLPHMICFSYRYKAAARYAKQLIEEGRLGTIRHVYSQYLQDWGIHEHIPLVWRFVQSVTGSGAFGDLGCHILDLTRFLVGNTQRVIADADTIIKQRDLLDGSGQGEVDVDDFCHVLSRMEGGISASMLISRFAYGRGNYQQIEIYGSKGALVYNLDEADSLQVKFKEEGDEQFRQADIPDHCRTGQMQAFFRLLNGHGDGLDATIEDGYINQLAVDAIIQSFTEERWITIQ